The Catenulispora sp. EB89 genome has a segment encoding these proteins:
- a CDS encoding helix-turn-helix domain-containing protein, whose protein sequence is MTEQPPELGRFLRARRAGVAPADLGLPLGAGTRRTPGLRREELAALAGVSIDYYIRLERGKETRPSPAVVDALGRALRLDAEELAFLRELAAQAARGGAHPRPAASTSRTVRPTLRRLLETVRPCPAYVLSRTNDMLAANPSGLALTPGMIDYPEKQRNTIRYTFLHPQARSLWPDWEVKARSCVAHLRAVAGSDPDDPELAAIVGELAVKSPEFSRMWERYDVRRVGNGQKTFLHPTVGTMTLSHEVMEINRMEGGRIVVYSAEPGTADYDAMVLLDMEGAGLLEGSCGARVLTVDAEQDADVEHGRSL, encoded by the coding sequence ATGACCGAGCAGCCCCCCGAACTCGGCAGATTCCTGCGCGCCCGAAGGGCCGGCGTCGCCCCGGCCGACCTCGGCCTGCCGCTCGGCGCGGGCACCCGCCGCACCCCCGGCCTGCGCCGCGAGGAGCTCGCGGCGCTCGCAGGCGTCAGCATCGACTACTACATCCGCCTAGAGCGCGGCAAGGAGACCCGGCCGAGCCCCGCCGTCGTCGACGCGCTGGGGCGCGCCCTGCGTCTGGACGCCGAGGAGCTGGCATTCCTGCGCGAGCTGGCGGCCCAAGCCGCACGCGGCGGCGCGCACCCCCGTCCTGCGGCGTCGACCTCGCGCACGGTCCGCCCGACCCTGCGCCGGCTGCTCGAAACGGTCCGTCCCTGCCCGGCCTACGTCCTGAGCCGCACGAACGACATGCTCGCGGCGAACCCGAGCGGTCTGGCCCTGACCCCCGGCATGATCGACTACCCCGAGAAGCAGCGCAACACCATCCGCTACACCTTCCTCCACCCCCAGGCCCGCTCCCTCTGGCCGGATTGGGAGGTCAAGGCCCGAAGCTGCGTCGCGCACCTGCGCGCCGTGGCGGGCAGCGACCCCGACGACCCCGAGCTGGCCGCCATCGTCGGCGAACTCGCGGTCAAGAGCCCGGAGTTCAGCCGCATGTGGGAGCGCTACGACGTGCGCCGCGTCGGCAACGGCCAGAAGACCTTCCTGCATCCCACGGTCGGCACCATGACGCTGAGCCACGAGGTGATGGAGATCAACCGCATGGAAGGCGGCCGCATCGTGGTGTACAGCGCCGAGCCGGGCACCGCCGACTACGACGCGATGGTGCTGCTGGACATGGAGGGCGCCGGCCTGCTTGAGGGCTCCTGCGGCGCGCGGGTTTTGACCGTCGACGCGGAGCAGGATGCTGATGTCGAGCACGGCCGGAGCCTGTGA